A part of Terriglobales bacterium genomic DNA contains:
- a CDS encoding N-acetyltransferase, which produces MLVRSAVLTDASQIERLISAEVTGSSLIPRSLPEICENIRDFMVAEDKGRVVGCGALHLYGLHLAEIRSITIRKTYRGKGAGRLLVDALLAEAEHHRVTCICLFTKIPEFFARLGFRIAERESLPDKAYRDCQFCPKLHACDEIAMVRGELPNFAILGPSDKVEAPSFPQARNGLRILN; this is translated from the coding sequence ATGTTGGTGCGTAGCGCGGTGCTCACCGACGCCTCGCAGATCGAGCGCCTGATCTCCGCCGAGGTCACCGGCTCCAGCCTGATCCCGCGCTCGCTGCCCGAGATCTGCGAGAACATCCGCGATTTCATGGTGGCCGAGGACAAAGGCCGGGTGGTCGGCTGCGGAGCCCTGCACCTCTACGGCTTGCACCTGGCGGAGATCCGCTCCATCACCATCCGCAAGACCTACCGCGGCAAAGGTGCCGGCCGGCTGCTGGTGGACGCTCTGCTGGCCGAGGCCGAGCACCATCGCGTCACCTGTATCTGCCTGTTCACCAAGATCCCGGAGTTCTTCGCCCGCCTCGGCTTTCGCATCGCCGAGCGCGAGAGCCTGCCCGACAAGGCCTACCGCGACTGCCAGTTCTGCCCCAAGCTCCATGCCTGCGACGAGATCGCAATGGTGCGCGGAGAGCTGCCGAACTTCGCCATTCTCGGCCCGAGCGACAAGGTTGAAGCTCCATCATTCCCGCAAGCTCGGAACGGCTTAAGGATCCTCAACTGA
- the argJ gene encoding bifunctional glutamate N-acetyltransferase/amino-acid acetyltransferase ArgJ, protein MSDLRVPRGFVFSAGCAGIKASGKPDLALAEAPRGANAAALFTRNRVVAAPLIVGREHLKKTRGRVRAVIVNSGNANCATGAGGMAATRAVCGQLGKVLQAAPEFIFPSSTGIIGVPLPVEKIRAALPQVVSGLASSGVALQQFEQAIMTTDTRPKIASATFRDGREAVTVTGVAKGAGMIHPNMATMLAYLFTDIDAVSAQLGAALVEACGSSFNCISVDGDTSTNDTLLLLASGASGIKLDSRTRKRFAEALSDVCQSLAEQIVADGEGVKHVIRLSVEGARTDAEAHAIANTIATSMLVKTAWAGADPNWGRILAAVGRSGIAVDPAKVDIFIGPHQVCRQGAKGEFSEDSAHSYMLRPQYDIRVRVGGGRGRVRLLTSDLTSEYVHINADYST, encoded by the coding sequence ATGTCTGACCTGCGAGTGCCTCGCGGGTTCGTCTTCTCCGCCGGATGCGCCGGCATCAAGGCCAGTGGGAAGCCAGACCTCGCTCTCGCTGAAGCCCCGCGAGGCGCCAACGCCGCCGCGCTCTTCACCCGTAATCGCGTCGTCGCCGCGCCGCTCATCGTCGGGCGCGAGCATCTGAAGAAGACCCGCGGACGCGTGCGCGCGGTGATCGTCAACAGCGGCAACGCAAACTGCGCTACCGGGGCCGGAGGGATGGCCGCCACCCGAGCCGTGTGCGGCCAGTTGGGAAAGGTGCTTCAGGCGGCGCCGGAATTCATCTTCCCTTCTTCCACCGGGATCATCGGCGTGCCCCTGCCGGTGGAGAAGATCCGCGCCGCACTGCCGCAGGTGGTCTCCGGGCTGGCGTCTTCCGGCGTCGCCCTGCAGCAATTCGAGCAGGCCATCATGACCACCGACACCCGCCCCAAGATCGCCAGTGCTACGTTCCGCGACGGCCGCGAAGCCGTGACCGTCACCGGCGTGGCCAAGGGCGCGGGCATGATCCACCCGAACATGGCGACCATGCTGGCCTACCTCTTCACCGACATCGACGCCGTCTCGGCGCAGCTTGGCGCTGCACTTGTCGAGGCCTGCGGTTCAAGCTTCAACTGCATCTCGGTGGATGGCGACACCTCGACCAACGACACCCTCCTGCTTCTGGCCAGCGGCGCCAGTGGCATCAAGCTGGACAGTCGGACTCGGAAGCGATTCGCCGAGGCTCTCAGCGACGTCTGCCAGTCGCTGGCAGAACAGATCGTGGCCGACGGCGAGGGCGTGAAGCACGTCATCCGGCTGTCGGTCGAGGGCGCCCGGACGGATGCTGAAGCTCACGCCATCGCCAACACGATCGCGACTTCGATGCTGGTGAAGACCGCGTGGGCCGGCGCCGACCCCAACTGGGGACGCATCCTCGCCGCCGTCGGCCGCTCCGGCATCGCCGTGGATCCGGCCAAGGTGGACATCTTCATTGGCCCCCACCAGGTCTGCCGCCAGGGCGCTAAGGGGGAGTTCAGCGAGGACTCCGCCCACAGCTACATGCTTCGGCCGCAGTACGACATCCGCGTGCGCGTGGGCGGCGGGCGGGGCCGGGTGCGACTGCTGACCTCGGACCTGACCTCCGAGTACGTCCACATCAACGCCGACTATTCGACGTAA